One Salvia splendens isolate huo1 chromosome 22, SspV2, whole genome shotgun sequence DNA segment encodes these proteins:
- the LOC121786444 gene encoding pentatricopeptide repeat-containing protein At3g12770-like isoform X1, with amino-acid sequence MFRQLEFMVLQSSPISYSKLLPLLRQTKSVNEGLQIHAQLVKHGLSHDPNHRNHLINFYSKSRAFSHARKLLDESPEPDLVSWSSLISGYAQNGLGSKATSAFHEMQALGLKGNEFTFPSVLKACAHTSDFVLGKQVHGIVVVSGFEADVFVANTLVLMYAKYGSIVDSRRLFEDIPDRNVVSWNALLTCYTQSDLFGKAMGLFQDMIVGDIRPDEYSLSTVLNAATGLGDIGQGKKIHGYLIKLGYESDPFSLNALVDMYAKGGDLGGAKTVFGNVPEPDIVSWNALIAGCVSHEHHVWALELLDRMKSSGVNPNMFTMSSALKACAALGVKELGKQFHAKLIKLETMKDPFLNVGLVDMYSKCRLMKYALTVYHLIPEKGLVATNALISGLSQNGEIREALTLFQEMHKECMEFNHATLLAVLNAVADVQATSMCKQVHTLIMKSGYEADNFITNSLVDSYGKCSQVNDAARVFEECPNVDLPSFTSIMTAYAQRGQGEEALKLYLKLPEMDIKPDSFVFSSLLNACANLSAYEQGKQIHVHVLKMGFNSDVFAGNSLVNMYAKCGSIEDAGCAFSEVPERSVVSWSAMIGGLAQHGLGKEALDLFNDMLKDGTAPNHVTLVSVLSACNHAGLVDEAQWYFDTMKERFGIERMQEHYACMIDVLGRAGKLDEAKDLVNSMPLETNGAIWGTLLGAARIHKDVELGKHAAEMLYTLEPEKSSTHTLLANIYASAGLWENVVKVRRLMKDRKVKKEPGMSWMEVKDKIHTFIVGDRSHPRSEEIYLKLEELGHLMAKAGYVPLLDTDLHRVKSKEKEILLSYHSEKLAVAFALIATPHGAPIRVKKNLRICLDCHTSFKYISKIVSREIFVRDINRFHHFRDGSCSCGDYW; translated from the coding sequence ATGTTCAGGCAGCTGGAGTTTATGGTTCTTCAATCATCTCCCATATCCTACTCAAAGTTATTGCCATTGCTCAGGCAAACCAAGTCCGTAAATGAAGGCCTCCAAATCCATGCCCAGTTAGTTAAGCATGGATTATCCCATGATCCTAATCATCGTAACCATTTGATAAATTTTTATTCCAAGTCCAGAGCTTTTTCCCATGCCCGCAAACTGCTTGATGAAAGTCCGGAACCAGATTTGGTTTCTTGGTCCTCGCTGATATCTGGGTATGCACAGAATGGCCTTGGCTCAAAGGCTACTTCGGCCTTCCACGAAATGCAGGCCTTGGGCCTTAAGGGTAACGAGTTCACCTTCCCCAGCGTGCTCAAGGCTTGTGCACACACGAGTGATTTTGTGCTTGGGAAGCAGGTTCATGGAATTGTAGTAGTTTCTGGATTTGAGGCAGATGTTTTTGTGGCAAATACTTTAGTGCTCATGTATGCGAAATATGGTAGTATTGTAGATTCCAGGAGGTTGTTTGAGGACATCCCGGATAGAAACGTCGTTTCTTGGAATGCTTTGTTGACATGTTATACTCAAAGCGATCTTTTTGGGAAAGCGATGGGATTATTTCAGGATATGATTGTGGGTGACATAAGGCCCGATGAGTATAGTTTGTCAACTGTATTAAATGCCGCCACAGGTCTAGGGGATATTGGTCAAGGGAAGAAGATTCATGGCTATTTGATAAAGCTGGGGTACGAGAGTGATCCGTTCTCATTGAATGCACTAGTAGACATGTATGCAAAAGGAGGAGATCTAGGAGGTGCAAAAACTGTTTTTGGTAATGTGCCGGAACCTGATATTGTTTCTTGGAATGCTCTTATTGCTGGTTGTGTATCTCACGAACATCATGTTTGGGCCTTAGAATTGTTAGATCGGATGAAAAGCTCTGGGGTGAACCCTAATATGTTCACCATGTCTAGTGCTCTTAAAGCTTGTGCAGCATTAGGTGTGAAGGAATTGGGTAAGCAGTTTCATGCTAAATTGATAAAGCTAGAGACGATGAAGGATCCCTTTTTGAATGTTGGCCTCGTTGACATGTATAGTAAGTGTCGTTTGATGAAGTATGCCTTAACTGTTTATCATTTGATACCGGAAAAGGGATTGGTTGCAACAAATGCATTGATCTCTGGACTCTCACAGAATGGGGAGATCAGGGAAGCTCTTACCCTATTTCAAGAGATGCATAAGGAATGTATGGAATTTAACCATGCTACTTTACTAGCAGTGCTTAATGCTGTTGCTGACGTGCAGGCTACTAGCATGTGCAAGCAAGTTCACACGCTTATTATGAAGTCTGGTTACGAAGCTGATAATTTCATTACGAACAGCCTTGTTGACTCATATGGGAAGTGTAGTCAGGTTAATGATGCAGCTAGAGTTTTTGAAGAATGCCCCAATGTGGATCTACCATCTTTTACATCAATAATGACGGCATATGCTCAACGGGGGCAAGGTGAAGAAGCTTTGAAACTCTATTTGAAGCTACCAGAAATGGATATCAAGCCAGATTCTTTTGTTTTCAGTTCTCTTCTCAATGCTTGTGCAAATTTATCAGCTTATGAGCAGGGGAAGCAAATTCATGTTCATGTCTTGAAAATGGGGTTTAACTCAGATGTCTTTGCTGGGAATTCCCTTGTCAACATGTATGCCAAATGTGGAAGTATCGAGGACGCTGGTTGCGCTTTCTCTGAGGTTCCGGAGAGAAGTGTTGTCTCCTGGTCCGCAATGATTGGTGGACTAGCACAACATGGCCTGGGTAAAGAGGCCCTCGATTTGTTCAATGACATGTTGAAAGATGGTACAGCTCCCAATCATGTAACATTAGTCAGTGTCCTCTCTGCCTGTAATCATGCTGGTCTAGTTGATGAAGCTCAATGGTATTTTGACACCATGAAGGAGCGATTTGGCATAGAACGAATGCAGGAGCACTATGCTTGCATGATTGATGTCCTTGGCCGAGCTGGTAAGTTGGATGAAGCAAAGGACCTCGTTAATAGCATGCCTTTAGAAACTAATGGCGCCATATGGGGGACACTTCTTGGAGCCGCCAGAATTCATAAGGATGTAGAGCTAGGAAAACATGCTGCTGAGATGCTGTATACTCTAGAACCAGAAAAATCGAGTACACATACTCTCCTTGCTAATATTTATGCCTCGGCAGGATTATGGGAGAACGTTGTTAAGGTGCGCAGATTAATGAAAGACAGGAAAGTGAAGAAGGAACCCGGGATGAGCTGGATGGAGGTGAAAGATAAGATACACACATTTATTGTTGGAGACAGAAGCCATCCTAGAAGTGAAGAGATATATTTGAAACTTGAGGAGCTGGGGCATCTAATGGCCAAAGCGGGTTATGTTCCTTTGTTGGACACAGACCTCCATCGTGTTAAAAGTAAAGAAAAGGAGATTCTCCTCTCGTACCACAGTGAAAAGCTTGCTGTGGCTTTTGCACTGATAGCCACCCCGCACGGGGCTCCTATTAGGGTGAAAAAGAATCTTCGTATCTGTTTGGATTGCCATACATCGTTCAAGTACATCTCTAAGATAGTGTCAAGAGAGATCTTTGTTAGAGATATCAATCGTTTCCACCACTTCAGGGACGGATCTTGTTCCTGTGGTGATTATTGGTAG
- the LOC121786444 gene encoding pentatricopeptide repeat-containing protein At3g12770-like isoform X2, whose translation MVLQSSPISYSKLLPLLRQTKSVNEGLQIHAQLVKHGLSHDPNHRNHLINFYSKSRAFSHARKLLDESPEPDLVSWSSLISGYAQNGLGSKATSAFHEMQALGLKGNEFTFPSVLKACAHTSDFVLGKQVHGIVVVSGFEADVFVANTLVLMYAKYGSIVDSRRLFEDIPDRNVVSWNALLTCYTQSDLFGKAMGLFQDMIVGDIRPDEYSLSTVLNAATGLGDIGQGKKIHGYLIKLGYESDPFSLNALVDMYAKGGDLGGAKTVFGNVPEPDIVSWNALIAGCVSHEHHVWALELLDRMKSSGVNPNMFTMSSALKACAALGVKELGKQFHAKLIKLETMKDPFLNVGLVDMYSKCRLMKYALTVYHLIPEKGLVATNALISGLSQNGEIREALTLFQEMHKECMEFNHATLLAVLNAVADVQATSMCKQVHTLIMKSGYEADNFITNSLVDSYGKCSQVNDAARVFEECPNVDLPSFTSIMTAYAQRGQGEEALKLYLKLPEMDIKPDSFVFSSLLNACANLSAYEQGKQIHVHVLKMGFNSDVFAGNSLVNMYAKCGSIEDAGCAFSEVPERSVVSWSAMIGGLAQHGLGKEALDLFNDMLKDGTAPNHVTLVSVLSACNHAGLVDEAQWYFDTMKERFGIERMQEHYACMIDVLGRAGKLDEAKDLVNSMPLETNGAIWGTLLGAARIHKDVELGKHAAEMLYTLEPEKSSTHTLLANIYASAGLWENVVKVRRLMKDRKVKKEPGMSWMEVKDKIHTFIVGDRSHPRSEEIYLKLEELGHLMAKAGYVPLLDTDLHRVKSKEKEILLSYHSEKLAVAFALIATPHGAPIRVKKNLRICLDCHTSFKYISKIVSREIFVRDINRFHHFRDGSCSCGDYW comes from the coding sequence ATGGTTCTTCAATCATCTCCCATATCCTACTCAAAGTTATTGCCATTGCTCAGGCAAACCAAGTCCGTAAATGAAGGCCTCCAAATCCATGCCCAGTTAGTTAAGCATGGATTATCCCATGATCCTAATCATCGTAACCATTTGATAAATTTTTATTCCAAGTCCAGAGCTTTTTCCCATGCCCGCAAACTGCTTGATGAAAGTCCGGAACCAGATTTGGTTTCTTGGTCCTCGCTGATATCTGGGTATGCACAGAATGGCCTTGGCTCAAAGGCTACTTCGGCCTTCCACGAAATGCAGGCCTTGGGCCTTAAGGGTAACGAGTTCACCTTCCCCAGCGTGCTCAAGGCTTGTGCACACACGAGTGATTTTGTGCTTGGGAAGCAGGTTCATGGAATTGTAGTAGTTTCTGGATTTGAGGCAGATGTTTTTGTGGCAAATACTTTAGTGCTCATGTATGCGAAATATGGTAGTATTGTAGATTCCAGGAGGTTGTTTGAGGACATCCCGGATAGAAACGTCGTTTCTTGGAATGCTTTGTTGACATGTTATACTCAAAGCGATCTTTTTGGGAAAGCGATGGGATTATTTCAGGATATGATTGTGGGTGACATAAGGCCCGATGAGTATAGTTTGTCAACTGTATTAAATGCCGCCACAGGTCTAGGGGATATTGGTCAAGGGAAGAAGATTCATGGCTATTTGATAAAGCTGGGGTACGAGAGTGATCCGTTCTCATTGAATGCACTAGTAGACATGTATGCAAAAGGAGGAGATCTAGGAGGTGCAAAAACTGTTTTTGGTAATGTGCCGGAACCTGATATTGTTTCTTGGAATGCTCTTATTGCTGGTTGTGTATCTCACGAACATCATGTTTGGGCCTTAGAATTGTTAGATCGGATGAAAAGCTCTGGGGTGAACCCTAATATGTTCACCATGTCTAGTGCTCTTAAAGCTTGTGCAGCATTAGGTGTGAAGGAATTGGGTAAGCAGTTTCATGCTAAATTGATAAAGCTAGAGACGATGAAGGATCCCTTTTTGAATGTTGGCCTCGTTGACATGTATAGTAAGTGTCGTTTGATGAAGTATGCCTTAACTGTTTATCATTTGATACCGGAAAAGGGATTGGTTGCAACAAATGCATTGATCTCTGGACTCTCACAGAATGGGGAGATCAGGGAAGCTCTTACCCTATTTCAAGAGATGCATAAGGAATGTATGGAATTTAACCATGCTACTTTACTAGCAGTGCTTAATGCTGTTGCTGACGTGCAGGCTACTAGCATGTGCAAGCAAGTTCACACGCTTATTATGAAGTCTGGTTACGAAGCTGATAATTTCATTACGAACAGCCTTGTTGACTCATATGGGAAGTGTAGTCAGGTTAATGATGCAGCTAGAGTTTTTGAAGAATGCCCCAATGTGGATCTACCATCTTTTACATCAATAATGACGGCATATGCTCAACGGGGGCAAGGTGAAGAAGCTTTGAAACTCTATTTGAAGCTACCAGAAATGGATATCAAGCCAGATTCTTTTGTTTTCAGTTCTCTTCTCAATGCTTGTGCAAATTTATCAGCTTATGAGCAGGGGAAGCAAATTCATGTTCATGTCTTGAAAATGGGGTTTAACTCAGATGTCTTTGCTGGGAATTCCCTTGTCAACATGTATGCCAAATGTGGAAGTATCGAGGACGCTGGTTGCGCTTTCTCTGAGGTTCCGGAGAGAAGTGTTGTCTCCTGGTCCGCAATGATTGGTGGACTAGCACAACATGGCCTGGGTAAAGAGGCCCTCGATTTGTTCAATGACATGTTGAAAGATGGTACAGCTCCCAATCATGTAACATTAGTCAGTGTCCTCTCTGCCTGTAATCATGCTGGTCTAGTTGATGAAGCTCAATGGTATTTTGACACCATGAAGGAGCGATTTGGCATAGAACGAATGCAGGAGCACTATGCTTGCATGATTGATGTCCTTGGCCGAGCTGGTAAGTTGGATGAAGCAAAGGACCTCGTTAATAGCATGCCTTTAGAAACTAATGGCGCCATATGGGGGACACTTCTTGGAGCCGCCAGAATTCATAAGGATGTAGAGCTAGGAAAACATGCTGCTGAGATGCTGTATACTCTAGAACCAGAAAAATCGAGTACACATACTCTCCTTGCTAATATTTATGCCTCGGCAGGATTATGGGAGAACGTTGTTAAGGTGCGCAGATTAATGAAAGACAGGAAAGTGAAGAAGGAACCCGGGATGAGCTGGATGGAGGTGAAAGATAAGATACACACATTTATTGTTGGAGACAGAAGCCATCCTAGAAGTGAAGAGATATATTTGAAACTTGAGGAGCTGGGGCATCTAATGGCCAAAGCGGGTTATGTTCCTTTGTTGGACACAGACCTCCATCGTGTTAAAAGTAAAGAAAAGGAGATTCTCCTCTCGTACCACAGTGAAAAGCTTGCTGTGGCTTTTGCACTGATAGCCACCCCGCACGGGGCTCCTATTAGGGTGAAAAAGAATCTTCGTATCTGTTTGGATTGCCATACATCGTTCAAGTACATCTCTAAGATAGTGTCAAGAGAGATCTTTGTTAGAGATATCAATCGTTTCCACCACTTCAGGGACGGATCTTGTTCCTGTGGTGATTATTGGTAG